The segment TAATCCATCAGTTTTACTGGACTACCGTGACCGATGTTATACACGCGATAAGGTGCAGAACTGGTTGCTGGTGAACCTGTTTCTACTGTCCAATCAGCATTTGGCTGTGGGATCACATCCTGAATACGCATTACACCCTCAACGATATCATCGATATAAGTGAAATCGCGGCGCATATCGCCATGGTTATACACATCGATCTCTTTACCTTCCATGATCGCATTAGTGAATTTAAACAATGCCATATCTGGACGCCCCCATGGGCCATAAACGGTAAAGAAACGTAAGCCCGTCGTTGGAACATCGTAAAGATGCGAATAGGTATGTGCCATCAGCTCATTAGATTTTTTAGTTGCAGCATAAAGTGAAATGGGATGATCAACGCTATCTGCCGTATTAAACGGTGTCTTGTGATTTAAGCCATACACTGAGCTTGAAGAAGCATAAACCAGATGCTCAACCTTATTATGGCGACAACCTTCTAAAATCGTGAGATGTCCTACCAAGTTACTATCAGCATAAGCCAATGGGTTATCAATCGAGTAACGAACGCCTGCTTGGGCGGCTAAGTGGATAACGCGGTTAAATTGTTGCTCTGCAAATAAGTTAGCAATACCGTCACGATCCGCTAAATCTAATTCGATAAAAGTAAAACTTGGATGAGCAATACGTGCTAAACGCGCTTGTTTTAGTGATACATCGTAGTAATCATTGAGGTTATCGATACCAATGACTTGATGGCCTTGAGCACATAAACGTTCGGTGATTGCGCTACCAATAAAACCAGCAACACCAGTGATGAGATATTTCATTTTTCTATCCTCAATAACGCTTCATTATGCGCTACTCAACCTAAATACTGTGGGCATAATACCATTTTAGATCAATCAACAAAGGTTAATCCCAAACCAACTGACTCAATAATTATGATACCTAGGTTAATTATTATCGAACCTACTTCTGGCAATCACTGCAAAACACTGTCGCGCGTTGACCTATTTTTGCTTCACTTAAGGCCTTACCGCATTTAGGGCAAGGTTTACCTGCCTTGCCATATACCTGCAACTCTTGCGAAAAATATCCCGGTTTACCGTCTGCATTTTTAAAATCTTTTAATGTTGTACCGCCCTGTTTAATGGCAAATGCTAGAACAGATTTGATCTCTGCCACCAGCTTCGTCATCCGTGCGAGTGAGATTTTCCCCGCGGCACGTTTAGGATGAATACCTGCCGCAAACAAAGATTCATTAGCATAAATATTACCCACGCCAACAACAACATGATTATCCATAATAAATTGTTTTATTGCTGTCCGTTTTCCCTGTGCTTTTTCATGTAGATATTCTACGTTAAAATCGTCGCTCAGAGGCTCTGGACCCATTTTCTCAAGCACAGGGTGTGTTACCCCTTTCTCTTCCCATAACCACGCGCCAAAGCGCCTAGGATCGTTATAGCGTAGCACTTCACCACTAGTAAGAACCAAATCAACGTGATCGTGTTTTTCAACAGGAGTTCCTACGGGTAAAACACGTAAACTGCCTGACATTCCTAAATGTACAATCGCATAGCCAACATCGGTTTCTAACAGCAAGTATTTAGCGCGACGTGTCACCCCACGAATCACTTGCCCTTCTATCGCTTTAATCGCTTCAGGAATAGGCCACCGCAATCGAGGGTTACGGATAATAATTTGTTTTACCGTTTGATCGATGACATGAGGAGATATCCCCATCCGGCTCACTTCTACTTCTGGTAATTCAGGCATGACTCAATCTCGTTTTATTCGTTATTTGATAAAGACGTCGGAAACAGATAATCCGCAGCAACAGACACGGCAACCCATTGTTGACCATTATTGAACAACCAAAATTTAGGCAAGGCATAAACCGTTAATCGAATAGGTTCTACTTGTTGCTCCCCCCAAACTTCTATAGTTTGTGGAGGTGGTAGCTGTAAACTCAACTTTGATATCGTTGCTTCATCCACCACTGTGCCTTGTAGATGTTGCCAACGTTGTACTAACTCACTGGCTGAAATCGATAACTTAGACGAGCTTTGCCACTGCCCATTACTTTGCTTAAGCGTCAAATGTGGAAAAACAACTCGCTGAATCAAAAGATCTGGCGAGAGGACAAAAACAGTATTGGGAATATTATTTACTTGCTCGGTAACAGTTTGTGTCACCGCTTCTTTAGGTGCAAATCGCTCCCGTAATAAATCGGGTAATTTAATCATCGCAATAAAACACAGCACACCAATGATGATGATGTTATTCCAACCACGTCGAGTTAAGCGCATTCATCCATTCCTGTCTTATCTTAATGAGAATAAAGATAACACTGGTAAGGTCATTGCACCATTGGCAGATAAATAAGTAACAGAAAGGAAGTCAGTGGTGTTAAATAGAAAAGTAATAGATATAAAAAAACCCAGCTAGGCTGGGTTTTTATCAAAGATTGATAAAACCAATTACTTGATTTTAGCTTCTTTGTAAAGCACGTGCTGGCGAACTACTGGATCAAATTTCTTGATCTCAAATTTGCCTGGCATGTTGCGCTTGTTCTTGTCGGTAGTGTAGAAGTGGCCTGTACCAGCAGATGATACTAGACGGATCTTCTCACGAATGCCTTTAGCCATTCTTTAAATCCTCTTAAACGTTCTCGCCGCGAGCACGCATTTCACCAAGAACGACATCAATGCCTTTCTTATCGATGATACGCATGCCTTTCGCAGAAAGGCGTAGTTTAACGAAGCGTTTTTCGCTTTCTACCCAGAAACGATGAGTTTGCAGGTTCGGCAGAAAACGACGCTTGGTGGCATTACGTGCGTGTGAACGGTTGTTACCCGTTACAGGACGCTTACCAGTTACTTGGCATACTCGGGACATTACTGTCTTCTCCAAATCGTTTCAGCTCGATATCTACTGTAGAAATTCACTGTAAAAATAATTTTCACAGATAACCACAGCTATCAAAGGTCGCGCATTATACTAAGTCAAAACCAGTTGCTCAAGTCCCGAGCAGATCCTTTCTCACTTTTTTATCGAAAAATCGGCTATTTTATAGCCAACCACGCTCGGTGAAAGAAATAATCTCCCCATCACCAACAACAAAATGATCCAGAACACGAATATCGACCAAAGCCAGCGAATCGCTGATTTTGCGCGTTATTCGACGGTCAGCCTGACTAGGTTCAGCGACGCCTGATGGGTGATTATGCGCTAAAATGAGCGCTGCTGCATTAAGTTCTAGTGATCTTTTTACAACTTCACGTGGATAAACGCTCGCACAATCGATCGTTCCTTCAAATAAAACCTCTCCAGTGATCACTCGGTGCTGGTTATCTAAAAACAGGATATAAAAGGCTTCACGCTGTTTATCTCGTAATTTTCGCGCTAAATATCGACGAGTATTTTGTGGGCTTGTGAGGACATCATCTTTTTTTAAAGTTTCTTCTAAATATCGCTCATTCAACGCTAAAACTGCCTGCAATTGTGCAAATTTTGCCGGCCCCAAACCTTTAACCTGACAAAATATCTGTTTTTCAGCACCAAGCAGTG is part of the Photobacterium angustum genome and harbors:
- a CDS encoding NAD-dependent epimerase, with product MKYLITGVAGFIGSAITERLCAQGHQVIGIDNLNDYYDVSLKQARLARIAHPSFTFIELDLADRDGIANLFAEQQFNRVIHLAAQAGVRYSIDNPLAYADSNLVGHLTILEGCRHNKVEHLVYASSSSVYGLNHKTPFNTADSVDHPISLYAATKKSNELMAHTYSHLYDVPTTGLRFFTVYGPWGRPDMALFKFTNAIMEGKEIDVYNHGDMRRDFTYIDDIVEGVMRIQDVIPQPNADWTVETGSPATSSAPYRVYNIGHGSPVKLMDYIEALEEALGIEAKKNFMDMQPGDVYMTYADTEDLFKATGYKPEVKVKEGVKAFVDWYREFYQK
- the mutM gene encoding bifunctional DNA-formamidopyrimidine glycosylase/DNA-(apurinic or apyrimidinic site) lyase — translated: MPELPEVEVSRMGISPHVIDQTVKQIIIRNPRLRWPIPEAIKAIEGQVIRGVTRRAKYLLLETDVGYAIVHLGMSGSLRVLPVGTPVEKHDHVDLVLTSGEVLRYNDPRRFGAWLWEEKGVTHPVLEKMGPEPLSDDFNVEYLHEKAQGKRTAIKQFIMDNHVVVGVGNIYANESLFAAGIHPKRAAGKISLARMTKLVAEIKSVLAFAIKQGGTTLKDFKNADGKPGYFSQELQVYGKAGKPCPKCGKALSEAKIGQRATVFCSDCQK
- the radC gene encoding RadC family protein, translating into MSLKQLPAASRPREKLLSHGSDALTDAELLAIFLRTGTQGMNALELATHLLDEFGSLRALLGAEKQIFCQVKGLGPAKFAQLQAVLALNERYLEETLKKDDVLTSPQNTRRYLARKLRDKQREAFYILFLDNQHRVITGEVLFEGTIDCASVYPREVVKRSLELNAAALILAHNHPSGVAEPSQADRRITRKISDSLALVDIRVLDHFVVGDGEIISFTERGWL
- the rpmG gene encoding 50S ribosomal protein L33; translation: MAKGIREKIRLVSSAGTGHFYTTDKNKRNMPGKFEIKKFDPVVRQHVLYKEAKIK
- the rpmB gene encoding 50S ribosomal protein L28 → MSRVCQVTGKRPVTGNNRSHARNATKRRFLPNLQTHRFWVESEKRFVKLRLSAKGMRIIDKKGIDVVLGEMRARGENV